One Mercurialis annua linkage group LG3, ddMerAnnu1.2, whole genome shotgun sequence DNA window includes the following coding sequences:
- the LOC126673396 gene encoding pentatricopeptide repeat-containing protein At5g40400, with product MRRSNSIKLLNNFKPSGPSNVLQTIPNPLYHLLPKTLNPNNIVNIICSSLKHHTHNNNTHFTLDINHLLPHLGPHEISRVLLRCQSDSISALTFFNWVKHDLGIKPTTQNYCFLLHILAWSKEFKNAMKFLLELVKDCSFNEDLFQSLVLCCQDCNWDPVIFDMLVKAYVIEGMIQRGFSTFMKTMEVGYVPSVISCNRLLNGLLKFKCFDQCWQVYIEMERVGIHPNSHTFNILTNVFCENGDVNKINDFLEKMEEEGFEPDIVTYNTLIGCYCRKSRLNDAFYLYKIMYRRNVLPDLVSYTALMGGLCREGKVREAHQLFHRMFHRGLNPDIVSFNTLICAYCKEGKMRESKSLLYQMIGSGICPDEVTYRVLVERYGKDGRIISALNLVVELERFGVPMGWDIYDYLLVSVCDENRPFAAKSLLERISPRGYAPGVDIYNKLIESLCNIDSVADALLIKAEMFCKNVRPNATTYKALICCLCRTSRSSEAESFMEEMLQSGMSPDTEICRAMIHMYCKERSVGKAETLLKFFAKEFDIFDTESYNTLVKTLCEDADTTKSMELQDRMLKVGFVPNRLTFRHVIRGLWKTMTVEKKTLLLE from the coding sequence ATGAGGAGAAGCAATTCCATCAAACTTCTCAACAACTTCAAACCCTCTGGACCATCCAATGTTCTTCAGACAATACCAAACCCACTTTATCATCTTCTtcccaaaaccctaaaccccaaCAACATTGTCAACATCATTTGCTCATCTCTCAAACACCACACTCACAACAACAATACCCATTTTACCCTTGACATCAACCACCTTCTTCCCCATCTGGGCCCTCATGAAATCTCTAGGGTTTTATTGAGATGTCAGTCTGATTCCATTTCAGCTCTTACTTTCTTTAACTGGGTTAAACATGATCTGGGTATCAAACCCACTACCCAGAACTACTGTTTTCTTCTCCATATTTTGGCTTGGTCCAAGGAATTTAAGAATGCTATGAAGTTTTTACTTGAGTTGGTTAAAGATTGTTCGTTTAATGAAGATTTGTTTCAAAGTTTGGTTCTTTGCTGTCAAGATTGTAATTGGGATCCTGTCATTTTCGATATGCTCGTTAAGGCGTATGTGATCGAGGGTATGATTCAACGGGGTTTTAGTACCTTTATGAAGACTATGGAGGTTGGTTATGTTCCTAGTGTGATTTCTTGTAATAGATTATTGAATGGATTGTTGAAGTTTAAGTGTTTTGATCAGTGTTGGCAAGTTTATATCGAGATGGAGAGAGTTGGAATACACCCGAATTCACacacttttaatatattaactAATGTTTTTTGCGAAAATGGTGATGTTAATAAGATTAATGATTTTTTGGAGAAGATGGAGGAAGAAGGGTTTGAGCCGGATATTGTGACGTATAATACTTTGATCGGTTGTTATTGTAGGAAATCGAGATTGAATGATGCGTTTTATTTGTATAAGATAATGTATAGGAGGAATGTGTTGCCGGATTTAGTTTCGTATACTGCGTTGATGGGTGGTCTTTGCAGAGAAGGGAAGGTGAGAGAGGCTCATCAGCTTTTCCATAGAATGTTTCACCGAGGTCTAAATCCCGACATTGTTTCATTTAACACGCTTATTTGTGCTTATTGTAAGGAAGGGAAGATGCGCGAGTCTAAGTCATTGTTATATCAGATGATAGGAAGTGGGATTTGCCCAGATGAGGTTACTTATCGAGTTCTTGTGGAAAGGTATGGAAAAGATGGTCGGATAATCTCAGCTTTGAATTTGGTTGTGGAGCTTGAGAGATTTGGTGTTCCGATGGGTTGGGATATTTATGACTATCTCTTAGTTTCTGTATGTGATGAAAATCGACCATTTGCGGCAAAGAGTCTTCTCGAAAGAATCTCCCCGCGTGGTTATGCACCTGGTGTGGACATCTATAATAAACTCATCGAATCCCTCTGCAATATTGATTCCGTAGCTGATGCATTACTAATAAAAGCGGAGATGTTTTGCAAAAATGTAAGACCCAATGCTACTACATATAAAGCTCTCATATGCTGCTTATGCAGAACAAGTAGAAGTAGTGAGGCTGAATCTTTTATGGAAGAAATGCTTCAATCCGGCATGTCACCTGATACGGAAATATGTCGGGCAATGATCCATATGTACTGTAAGGAGAGGAGCGTTGGTAAAGCAGAAACATTATTGAAATTCTTTGCCAAggaatttgatatttttgatacTGAGAGTTACAATACACTAGTAAAAACCCTTTGCGAGGATGCTGATACTACTAAGTCGATGGAGCTGCAAGATAGGATGCTGAAAGTGGGGTTTGTACCAAATAGATTAACTTTCAGGCACGTGATCCGTGGTTTATGGAAAACTATGACAGTAGAAAAAAAGACGCTTCTTCTTGAATGA